acatgcccatcacttccaaagtcaagtgccccccccccccagcaaacCACATTGTacagcatcatccccaactttacctcatcaaaatgcagattttggtatctaatCAGGTGAAAACTTTTATTTGTCTCATAACTCCAGTGAGGCCttctatacagtaagccaaaaaaattaaggtaccagttatgtttaccccctgtatatcataaacaaagactgatatgtcataattggaaccagcagccaatagctacacgttttagctcgaatttaagacctcattcgttgaaattgttcaagaaataaagacacaacgaacCAAAACtccaaggaaggtgccaatttaaaagttgcagtttcctccattgcatgcgctataatattgatttgtacGCAAACCGTTCGCAAACAAGGGAACTAGCATCGTGCTTCGATTGATTAGCACATTacaactagcgtcatgctttcattgattagaacacaaaagtgcaacttttgattttgtctcTTCTGTAAGTTTTAGATCACcgattctttaattctcaactaatAAGGttttgaatcagagctaaagagatcgggtattagctgcttgttttaattttgacataatatgtcaaaattaaaacatatcctaaataaagacaaatattatttgtctttatttaggatatacaggggtgagcaCAACTGGCACTTTAATTTTGTGGCTTACtgtacattttgtgtttgctgggataacttTGTAAAAGAATACATTTTCAGCCCACCACAGAATGCTCTTCAATGCAAGTGACTataaatgaccccctaaattgaaaaaatatcaatttttcaccctctatattgggaatatgtgcaagcttgggggtgaactctgaccctatacttttggaccttactcctacccctgactacactgcaaaatatttttcacccccgagatttaattttcaccccatgtatttggattttctgcaagctcgggagtgaaaaacatggGAAAACAACCCTAAACTtttgggccttaatgctacccctgctaTAAATCACCACATGTCCAAGGCTTTCATAAATGGGTCTTCTTTGTTGTGTGGAAGACTGCATTGTGACATTCTTGACATCCTGGCTAGGTTCTTATCAAAGGTTAACATCTGCGAAAGATTAACAACATCCTCGTTTGTCAGCAAATCACCAAAAGTGGCCTCTTGATCTACCTCCTCCCCGAGAGTGATGATTGGGTTCTCATCCTCGCAATCCCAGATGACTTCTTCAACTTGTACCTCGTACCTTTCGTCTTCACATTTGATACTTTGGAAGTAGCACATGTCATTGTGCATGAAGATTTGTACGGGATATTGACGTATACACCTATGAAGTAATGGTGGGATCCTCATAAACGATGGGAAACTTTCTAGTATGGGAATGTTAGCTTCATATACTACGGACCATGCGCAGCTCTTGGGATTCAATGCGAGCACAAACAAACTCATCACGTTACGCATTTTCAAACATGACCCTGCTACAAGCACGTACCCATTGAGAGCTACTGCTGACATACCTTTCAAATCTTTTGGCAGAGGGCATATTTGCTTCCATTGTCTAGTAGCAATTTTGTAACGTAGCACGTCGTAACAATCAATATAAGACGGGCTTGAACTTCCCATAGCGTAGATGTAGCCATCCAATTCGACTAATGCTGGATAGGCTAGACCCACCGGCATTGGAGGAAGGGTAACCCACAAACCACTCCGTGGATCATACTTAAAGAAACCAGGCCGCGGACTTGGAGGTCTACATCTTGCATCGGATGCCTGCCTATTACCCAGATATATATAGGGTATGTGAGCAACTTGAGCAACTGCCATTTCATCGCCTAAGCCACCAGCTACGTAAACGTGACTACCGGTGGAGAGCAAAGTTAGGCCGTTACCATGTTCTAGTATGATCAAGGAATTGGACGGACATGTGCCTGCCAATAATGATGCACTGCGACTTAGCTTGTAACAGAGTTTGTTAATCCTAACATGAAGACATACCCCACGAGCTTGTTTTTCTAGAAATACTGGTGCCTGTATATGCAAAAgaaaaaatttaaat
Above is a genomic segment from Amphiura filiformis chromosome 17, Afil_fr2py, whole genome shotgun sequence containing:
- the LOC140137655 gene encoding kelch-like protein 15, which encodes MATEAVSNKDASGDSSYTSKLASSLNQFRNQGTFCDVTIVIDDHQFRAHKAVLSSDSSYFRGMFTSGFQESGRSEVTIQEGSAESFSQLLDFAYTGYFQLSVTNVCDILRMACYMDFNHAINICVKYAVDCYHGINLDDTFEIYYLAESHFLTNEVNVLRKHLLTNFLKLSESKTFLDHASQDFVLMCLSSQEIETDEPQEEEILQCTLNWLRHNWNQRKTHTADLLKKVRLGLVSSASLKQILGDEVLAIPECMKMVEEVINLHATKKSATVPLIESHRHMFATRNTITAPVFLEKQARGVCLHVRINKLCYKLSRSASLLAGTCPSNSLIILEHGNGLTLLSTGSHVYVAGGLGDEMAVAQVAHIPYIYLGNRQASDARCRPPSPRPGFFKYDPRSGLWVTLPPMPVGLAYPALVELDGYIYAMGSSSPSYIDCYDVLRYKIATRQWKQICPLPKDLKGMSAVALNGYVLVAGSCLKMRNVMSLFVLALNPKSCAWSVVYEANIPILESFPSFMRIPPLLHRCIRQYPVQIFMHNDMCYFQSIKCEDERYEVQVEEVIWDCEDENPIITLGEEVDQEATFGDLLTNEDVVNLSQMLTFDKNLARMSRMSQCSLPHNKEDPFMKALDMW